One segment of Fructilactobacillus hinvesii DNA contains the following:
- a CDS encoding FAD-dependent oxidoreductase: MKVAVVGSSHGGYEAVRGVLQQFPDAHIDWYEKGDFISFLSCGMELYLQGVVKDVNSVSYATIPEMEDKGVHVHINSEVTNIDPDGHKLTVVDVQNGQETSADYDKLILSVGAVPFKLPVPGKELQNIYAMRGRDWAIKLREAEVKPDIKNVTVVGSGYIGIEAAESFAKAGKHVTIVDMNPTILGTYLDTEFTEILEEELKANDVDLRLSQSVKEYVGNSDNKVTSVISTTGESWDADLVVETAGIRPATKWLAGIVDLDDHGMIKTDEYQQTSQPDIFAVGDSTEIEFAPTGKKQLIALASNARRQGRSAAANLEGHKRKTTAVSGSSALHVFSYKFASTGVKDVTAKGLGVDVDSVFVTDTKVPPFVPAEHNAEVFFKLTYDPKTRVVMGAQIMSKMDTTANINAISLAIQQHMTVDDLAYADFFFQPGFDRPWNIMNVAAQKAEQKLDK, translated from the coding sequence ATGAAAGTAGCAGTAGTTGGATCATCTCACGGTGGTTACGAAGCGGTCCGCGGAGTTTTACAACAGTTTCCTGATGCTCACATTGATTGGTACGAAAAGGGTGACTTTATTTCGTTCCTGTCCTGTGGGATGGAATTATACCTCCAAGGAGTGGTCAAGGACGTTAACTCAGTTAGTTACGCTACCATTCCAGAAATGGAAGATAAGGGTGTCCACGTTCACATCAATTCAGAAGTAACGAACATTGATCCAGATGGACACAAGTTAACGGTGGTTGACGTGCAAAACGGCCAAGAAACTAGCGCCGATTATGACAAGTTAATCCTGAGCGTTGGAGCAGTTCCATTCAAGTTACCTGTTCCAGGTAAAGAACTACAAAACATTTACGCAATGCGTGGTCGAGATTGGGCAATTAAGTTACGTGAAGCTGAAGTTAAACCTGACATTAAGAACGTAACGGTGGTTGGTTCTGGTTACATTGGAATCGAAGCTGCAGAATCCTTTGCTAAGGCTGGAAAGCACGTTACGATTGTTGACATGAACCCTACCATTTTGGGAACTTATCTTGATACGGAATTCACTGAAATTCTTGAAGAAGAATTAAAGGCCAATGACGTTGACTTACGTTTAAGCCAATCCGTAAAGGAATACGTTGGTAATTCTGATAACAAAGTTACCTCAGTTATTTCAACAACCGGTGAAAGCTGGGACGCTGACCTAGTTGTTGAAACTGCCGGAATTCGTCCTGCCACTAAATGGTTAGCCGGAATCGTTGATCTAGATGACCACGGCATGATTAAGACAGATGAATACCAACAAACTAGTCAACCAGATATCTTTGCTGTTGGTGATTCAACTGAAATTGAATTTGCACCAACTGGGAAGAAACAATTAATCGCGTTGGCCTCAAACGCACGGCGCCAAGGTCGTTCTGCTGCTGCAAACCTTGAAGGACACAAACGCAAAACCACTGCTGTTTCTGGTTCATCAGCTCTCCACGTCTTTAGCTACAAGTTTGCTTCAACCGGAGTGAAGGACGTTACTGCTAAAGGATTAGGCGTTGACGTTGACTCTGTCTTCGTTACTGATACTAAAGTTCCTCCGTTTGTTCCTGCTGAACACAACGCTGAAGTCTTCTTCAAGTTGACTTACGATCCAAAGACCAGAGTGGTAATGGGAGCTCAAATCATGTCTAAAATGGACACGACTGCTAACATTAATGCAATTTCATTAGCCATTCAACAACACATGACGGTTGATGACTTAGCATATGCTGACTTCTTCTTCCAACCAGGTTTCGACCGGCCATGGAACATTATGAACGTGGCTGCACAAAAAGCCGAACAAAAATTAGATAAATAG
- a CDS encoding aminotransferase class I/II-fold pyridoxal phosphate-dependent enzyme, which yields MPELDQRLSEVYNHRLDTITPSQIRSFSREIQDIPGLVSLNVGEPGFNTPEHVKEAAIQSIANNQSHYSPQNGWLELREAISNYLNRRYQLDVDPDLEVTVTDGATEALSSSFLATINPGDEVLIPMPGYPAYTSLVELAGGVPVGMDTSATAFKLTPAQLEETLKDHPNAKELVLNYPNNPTGVSYTEAELQQLADVVAKHGLLVVDDEIYGELTYDIEHVSFAKLLPENTILINGLSKSHAMTGYRLGYVAGPAAIVKNVNKVHGYLVTSPSNPAQYAAIEALNNGMDDPIPMRKAYRERRDLMADTLRQLGFGVVTPEGAFYIFAKIPAQFSENSREFALRLAKEAKVGVTPGSAFGSAGEGYLRLSYAADLDQIKQALAQIKTFIEANQ from the coding sequence ATGCCAGAGTTAGATCAACGGCTAAGCGAAGTTTACAACCATCGTTTGGACACCATTACACCATCACAAATCAGATCCTTTTCCCGTGAGATTCAAGATATCCCGGGCTTGGTGAGCTTAAACGTTGGCGAACCAGGGTTTAATACACCGGAACACGTCAAAGAAGCTGCCATTCAAAGTATTGCTAATAACCAATCGCACTACTCACCACAGAATGGCTGGCTAGAGTTACGGGAAGCCATTAGTAACTATTTAAACCGGCGTTATCAACTAGATGTTGATCCTGATTTAGAGGTAACGGTAACGGATGGTGCCACAGAAGCACTTTCCAGTAGTTTTTTAGCCACGATTAATCCTGGCGATGAAGTTCTTATTCCCATGCCGGGTTATCCAGCTTATACATCTTTAGTTGAATTAGCTGGAGGAGTTCCCGTTGGAATGGATACTAGTGCGACTGCGTTTAAGTTGACTCCCGCTCAGTTAGAGGAAACGTTAAAGGACCATCCTAATGCTAAGGAACTGGTTTTAAATTATCCCAATAATCCCACGGGAGTTTCTTACACGGAAGCTGAATTACAACAATTAGCCGACGTTGTAGCTAAGCACGGATTACTAGTGGTTGATGACGAAATTTATGGTGAACTGACCTATGACATTGAACACGTTTCCTTTGCTAAGTTACTGCCAGAAAATACCATTTTGATCAATGGCTTATCTAAGTCACACGCAATGACAGGATATCGACTCGGTTACGTGGCAGGACCAGCTGCCATCGTTAAGAACGTGAATAAGGTTCATGGGTATCTCGTTACCTCACCATCTAACCCAGCCCAGTATGCCGCTATTGAAGCCTTAAACAATGGTATGGACGATCCAATTCCCATGCGCAAGGCCTACCGTGAACGGCGTGATTTAATGGCAGACACACTCCGCCAGTTAGGCTTTGGTGTGGTTACTCCAGAAGGAGCCTTCTACATTTTTGCTAAGATTCCAGCGCAGTTTTCCGAAAACTCTCGGGAATTTGCTCTGCGCTTGGCTAAGGAAGCTAAGGTTGGTGTTACTCCTGGTAGCGCATTTGGATCGGCTGGAGAAGGCTACCTGCGGTTATCATATGCTGCTGATTTAGATCAAATCAAACAGGCGTTAGCTCAAATTAAAACCTTTATTGAAGCTAACCAATAA
- a CDS encoding solute carrier family 23 protein: MKNEEIKLDIHDKPSGLSWVGLSLQHMFSMFGSTVIVPLLVGLSPSIALFASGIGTLLHILITKGKIPAYMGSSFAFITPMLALMKTTGIGGVQQGVIAVGLVYLAVAALVWMLGTNWIDHLLPPIVVGPIVVVIGLSLAGAAAQDAMMKNNHYDLTYFLIALATLFLAIFFNMKLKGFLGMIPILLAIVCGYLISMACGLVDLHAIATAPWFKIPRFELLGTEKGFHLEWNAILVMAPIAFVTMTEHMGHLMVLGELTHRNFFKDPGLNRTLAGDGAASLAAGILGGPAVTSYGENIGVMAITKVYSVYVIIGAALFAMAFAFVNKLNVLIMQMPLPVIGGISFLLFGTIASSGIKVMVDDQLDLNNKRNLMIASVVLVIGVGNAYLQIGNFQFTGVALATVIGIVLNLILPKEAAV; encoded by the coding sequence GTGAAGAACGAGGAAATCAAATTAGACATTCATGATAAACCGAGTGGTTTGTCGTGGGTGGGCTTATCGTTACAGCACATGTTCTCAATGTTTGGCAGTACGGTAATTGTGCCTTTGTTAGTGGGCTTGAGTCCCAGTATTGCATTGTTTGCATCTGGAATTGGGACCTTGCTACACATTTTAATTACAAAGGGGAAAATTCCGGCCTATATGGGCTCTAGTTTTGCCTTCATTACGCCAATGTTAGCGTTAATGAAAACTACCGGAATTGGCGGAGTTCAACAGGGAGTAATCGCCGTGGGACTCGTATACTTAGCGGTAGCCGCCTTGGTCTGGATGCTTGGAACCAACTGGATTGACCACTTACTTCCTCCCATTGTGGTGGGACCCATCGTAGTGGTGATTGGATTGTCACTGGCTGGTGCGGCAGCACAAGATGCAATGATGAAAAACAATCATTATGATTTGACGTACTTCTTAATTGCATTGGCGACGCTGTTTTTGGCGATCTTCTTTAACATGAAGCTGAAGGGCTTTCTCGGCATGATTCCAATTTTATTGGCGATTGTTTGTGGCTACTTAATTTCCATGGCCTGTGGATTGGTGGATCTACACGCAATTGCAACCGCTCCGTGGTTTAAGATTCCTCGCTTTGAATTGTTAGGAACGGAAAAAGGCTTTCACCTTGAATGGAATGCGATTCTAGTCATGGCTCCCATTGCATTTGTGACGATGACAGAACACATGGGACACTTGATGGTGCTCGGAGAATTAACGCACCGGAATTTCTTCAAAGATCCCGGCTTAAACCGGACTTTGGCCGGAGACGGAGCTGCTTCGTTAGCAGCCGGAATTTTAGGGGGACCGGCCGTTACTAGTTATGGCGAAAACATCGGGGTCATGGCCATTACCAAGGTCTACAGTGTGTATGTAATTATCGGAGCCGCTTTATTTGCGATGGCCTTTGCCTTTGTTAACAAGCTGAACGTTTTGATTATGCAAATGCCCCTGCCTGTAATTGGCGGGATTAGTTTCTTGCTCTTTGGGACGATTGCTAGTAGCGGGATTAAGGTCATGGTGGATGACCAGCTCGATCTGAACAATAAGCGGAATTTAATGATTGCCTCAGTGGTTTTGGTAATTGGAGTGGGGAATGCCTATCTCCAAATTGGGAACTTCCAATTCACGGGGGTAGCGCTAGCAACGGTGATTGGAATCGTCCTAAATCTCATTTTGCCAAAGGAGGCTGCGGTCTAG
- the metK gene encoding methionine adenosyltransferase: MKEKHLFTSESVSEGHPDKIADHISDAILDAILRQDPQARVACETSVTTGLVLVFGEVSTTADVNIREIVRETIRKAGYDNPAYGFDGDNVAVLVSIDEQSPDIAQGVDESEETRAGNGDPLDQIGAGDQGIMFGYATDETPELMPLPISLAHKLMRKTAAVRKSGEITYLRPDAKAEVTVEFDENDQPLRVDTVVLSTQHDPDVTQAQIKRDVVAKIVQQVIPAQYLDEDTKYLINPTGKFVIGGPNGDAGLTGRKIIVDTYGGSAHHGGGAFSGKDATKVDRSASYAARYIAKNMVAAGLAHRVEIQLAYAIGVAEPVSIQVETFGTSAYSEEELITAIRKTFDLRPAGIIQMLDLQRPIYEQTATYGHFGRDDIDLPWEHTDRVDQLRAALQSK, encoded by the coding sequence ATGAAGGAAAAACATTTATTCACGTCTGAATCGGTGTCTGAAGGACATCCGGATAAAATTGCTGATCACATTAGTGATGCGATTCTTGATGCCATCTTACGGCAAGATCCACAGGCCCGGGTCGCCTGCGAAACATCGGTAACTACCGGATTAGTGCTAGTTTTTGGAGAAGTTTCCACGACTGCCGATGTTAATATTCGTGAGATTGTACGTGAAACGATTCGCAAAGCCGGTTATGACAATCCTGCTTATGGTTTTGATGGTGATAACGTCGCGGTTTTAGTTTCAATCGACGAACAGTCACCAGATATCGCGCAGGGCGTTGATGAATCAGAAGAAACTAGAGCCGGTAATGGAGATCCGTTGGATCAAATTGGAGCTGGAGATCAGGGAATTATGTTCGGGTATGCTACCGATGAAACGCCTGAACTAATGCCGCTACCAATTTCATTGGCTCACAAACTGATGCGCAAAACGGCTGCCGTACGAAAGAGTGGTGAAATTACTTACTTACGTCCGGATGCAAAGGCGGAAGTAACGGTTGAATTTGATGAAAATGATCAACCTCTCCGAGTGGATACGGTGGTTTTAAGTACGCAACATGATCCAGATGTAACCCAAGCCCAAATTAAACGGGACGTGGTTGCTAAAATTGTGCAACAGGTCATTCCGGCTCAGTACTTAGATGAGGACACGAAGTATTTGATTAACCCCACCGGTAAATTCGTGATTGGAGGACCCAACGGAGACGCCGGGTTGACCGGTCGGAAGATTATCGTTGATACTTACGGGGGTTCAGCACACCATGGGGGAGGCGCCTTTTCTGGTAAGGATGCCACTAAGGTGGATCGATCTGCCAGTTATGCAGCCCGCTACATTGCCAAAAACATGGTGGCCGCTGGGTTAGCGCACCGGGTGGAAATTCAGTTGGCCTATGCTATTGGAGTGGCCGAACCAGTTTCCATTCAAGTGGAAACGTTTGGGACCTCCGCTTATTCCGAAGAAGAGTTAATTACTGCCATTCGGAAGACGTTTGATTTACGGCCCGCCGGCATCATTCAAATGTTAGATTTGCAACGACCTATTTACGAACAAACTGCTACCTACGGCCATTTTGGTCGCGATGATATTGATTTACCGTGGGAACACACGGATCGGGTGGATCAACTCCGAGCTGCCCTTCAATCTAAATAA
- a CDS encoding amino acid ABC transporter ATP-binding protein has translation MLKIENVQKSFGKKHVLQGISTTFPEHKTTVIVGPSGSGKTTLLRSLDLLVQPDQGTLEIGSLRVNFANPIDKKMKNELRDQTSMVFQNWNLFPNLTILQNITVAPIYVQKVNKNEADQQARALLDEVGLADYADVYPHELSGGQQQRISICRALAVKPQYILLDEPTSALDPEMETQVLKMLEKLSSDGQSMIMVTHNMQFAKEAADKILFLEDGQLQFDGSCADFFANPSARVTDFLQGISLK, from the coding sequence ATGCTAAAGATTGAAAACGTGCAAAAAAGCTTTGGAAAGAAACACGTTCTGCAGGGGATTAGTACGACGTTTCCCGAACACAAAACAACGGTAATCGTGGGACCATCCGGATCAGGGAAGACCACCTTGCTTCGGTCGTTGGATTTGTTAGTCCAACCGGATCAAGGAACCTTAGAAATTGGGTCCCTTCGGGTTAACTTTGCTAATCCAATCGATAAAAAAATGAAGAACGAACTGCGGGATCAAACCAGCATGGTGTTTCAAAACTGGAATCTTTTCCCTAATTTAACCATATTGCAAAACATCACGGTGGCGCCTATTTATGTACAAAAGGTAAATAAAAACGAAGCAGACCAACAAGCTCGAGCACTGCTTGATGAAGTGGGGTTAGCTGATTATGCGGATGTCTATCCTCATGAACTGTCTGGTGGTCAGCAACAGCGAATTTCAATTTGCCGGGCCCTGGCAGTAAAACCACAGTATATTCTGCTGGATGAGCCAACGAGTGCCTTAGATCCAGAGATGGAAACTCAGGTTCTAAAGATGTTAGAGAAACTGTCGTCTGATGGTCAATCGATGATCATGGTGACTCATAATATGCAGTTTGCTAAAGAAGCTGCCGATAAGATTCTCTTCTTAGAGGACGGTCAGTTACAGTTTGACGGATCCTGTGCCGATTTCTTTGCTAATCCGTCTGCACGTGTGACTGATTTCTTGCAGGGGATTTCTTTAAAATAA
- a CDS encoding MDR family MFS transporter, with the protein MHARTTNVKIVTIALFIATFMSAVEGTIVSTAMPTIVGDLHGVSLMNWVFSIFLLTNAIATPIYGKLADQLGRKRVFIFGLTVFILGSLFSGLSGRMETLILWRALQGIGAGVIMPVSYTIVADMYSFEKRADVVGLLGSAWGIASIVAPLLGGFIVDQLSWHWIFFVNVPIGLLTIGLIAWFLVEPHSNRSSHIDYGGVCLIAVVLLAIMYLFQLLGERPFHFGLIGLCVVVAMLGMWFFIRQERRAVDPIIPLSMFKNRTFVTQNLIAALISGFIFAYEVYLPDWTQGLLGLPATMAGFAITPSSIMWIIGSFWTGKLLGKLRPQLITYLSLFFIGCGSLASILAPRTTPFWAFFVISGVMGIGFGLCITNASVTVQNEVAKDQIGVASSFNTLSRTLGQTLMISVFGIVMNTTMLQGVKQHPQTNLKLMNELINPQTAQALPAQLLPQLKEILYGALHNVFLVAGLLVIATLVVNWFDKKSAS; encoded by the coding sequence ATGCATGCACGAACTACCAACGTTAAAATTGTGACGATCGCACTTTTTATTGCCACCTTCATGAGTGCCGTTGAAGGGACAATTGTATCAACGGCAATGCCGACCATCGTTGGTGATCTTCACGGAGTATCTCTAATGAACTGGGTTTTCTCCATCTTTTTGTTAACGAATGCAATTGCCACCCCGATTTATGGGAAACTGGCGGATCAACTGGGGCGCAAGCGGGTCTTTATTTTTGGACTGACCGTTTTTATTCTGGGGTCCCTTTTTTCCGGTCTCTCTGGACGAATGGAAACCTTGATTTTGTGGCGGGCGCTACAGGGAATTGGAGCTGGAGTAATTATGCCTGTTTCCTATACGATTGTGGCTGATATGTATTCCTTTGAAAAACGGGCGGACGTAGTTGGATTACTGGGTTCGGCCTGGGGAATTGCCTCGATCGTCGCTCCTTTACTAGGTGGTTTTATTGTCGATCAACTTTCCTGGCACTGGATCTTTTTTGTTAACGTTCCAATTGGATTACTGACGATTGGCTTAATTGCGTGGTTTCTCGTAGAACCACATTCAAACCGTTCGAGCCACATTGATTATGGTGGGGTTTGCTTAATTGCAGTGGTCCTGTTAGCAATTATGTATCTTTTTCAGTTACTGGGGGAACGACCGTTTCATTTCGGATTAATCGGCCTCTGTGTGGTTGTGGCGATGCTCGGAATGTGGTTCTTTATCCGTCAGGAGCGCCGGGCCGTAGACCCAATTATTCCCCTTAGTATGTTTAAAAACCGAACCTTTGTGACCCAGAATTTAATTGCCGCCCTCATTAGTGGGTTTATCTTTGCCTATGAAGTCTATTTACCAGACTGGACCCAGGGCTTGTTGGGCTTACCAGCCACCATGGCTGGATTTGCAATTACACCAAGTTCAATTATGTGGATTATCGGTTCCTTTTGGACTGGAAAATTACTGGGAAAGCTTCGGCCCCAGCTAATTACCTATTTAAGTTTGTTTTTTATTGGCTGTGGGAGTTTGGCTTCGATTTTAGCGCCAAGAACAACTCCCTTTTGGGCGTTCTTTGTGATCTCAGGAGTCATGGGAATTGGTTTTGGATTATGTATTACCAACGCCTCGGTCACGGTGCAAAATGAGGTAGCCAAGGATCAAATTGGGGTTGCTTCCTCGTTTAACACTTTGAGCCGGACGTTAGGACAAACGTTGATGATTTCTGTGTTTGGAATTGTGATGAACACGACGATGTTGCAAGGAGTCAAACAACACCCGCAGACGAACCTGAAACTGATGAACGAATTGATTAACCCGCAAACGGCGCAAGCTTTACCAGCTCAATTGCTGCCTCAGTTAAAGGAAATTCTCTATGGAGCGTTGCACAACGTCTTTTTAGTAGCGGGGTTGTTGGTAATTGCTACGCTCGTCGTGAATTGGTTTGACAAAAAAAGCGCGAGTTAA
- a CDS encoding tRNA (mnm(5)s(2)U34)-methyltransferase, producing the protein MKLQSALNFSHTLLEQIVQPGDVVVDATAGMGHDSLKLAQLVGPRGHVYSFDIQAPAVSATKNRLQEAGYHNATVVQLGHEHLDQVVTTPIKSAIFNLGYLPTGDHQIITQPVTTITALQKCAELLQPTGAIIVVCYYGHPGGVSEKEQVLEWAQQLPQQSFNVLQYQFINQVHQPPFLLAIQKR; encoded by the coding sequence ATGAAATTACAATCAGCATTAAACTTTAGTCACACCCTATTGGAACAAATCGTGCAACCTGGTGACGTAGTCGTTGACGCTACTGCTGGGATGGGTCATGACAGCCTGAAGTTAGCCCAACTGGTGGGTCCTCGTGGTCATGTGTACAGTTTTGATATTCAAGCTCCGGCTGTCAGTGCCACTAAGAACCGGTTACAGGAAGCTGGCTATCACAATGCCACTGTTGTCCAACTGGGCCACGAACACTTAGACCAAGTGGTGACCACTCCGATTAAGAGTGCCATCTTTAACCTAGGCTACCTTCCCACCGGAGACCACCAGATTATCACTCAACCTGTAACCACCATTACCGCATTGCAAAAATGCGCTGAGTTGCTTCAACCGACGGGCGCGATTATCGTGGTCTGTTACTATGGCCACCCTGGAGGGGTCAGTGAAAAAGAGCAAGTCTTAGAATGGGCGCAACAACTACCACAGCAATCTTTCAACGTGCTTCAGTACCAATTTATTAATCAGGTCCACCAACCACCCTTCTTATTGGCGATTCAAAAACGTTAA
- a CDS encoding hydroxymethylglutaryl-CoA synthase has protein sequence MKVGIDQIGFYTPGYYVDLVDLAHARNEDPNKYLIGIGQAQQAVPPASQDAVTMAANAATQIINDQDRERISLIILGTESGIDNSKSGAIYLQQLLDLPRAARAFEIKQACYGATAGIQLAKDFVKAHPDQQALVVGSDVARYGLKTPGEVTQGAGAVAMTISAEPKTLALSSSSSVYSDDIMDFWRPLNHTEALVDGHYSNDIYQQFFQTTIHDYCDQYQLQLSDLQAFTFHLPYSKLGLKALRTILPEVNQVQQERWLAEFEASRVYNKQVGNLYTGSLYLSLLSLLDHTQELSAGDQIGLFSYGSGAQGEFFVGTLQAGFRDGQRRHQIEANLANRTRLTVSQYEEFFTQWPTFNTANVTIDSAPDDAEFIFTGVTDNKRQYRRR, from the coding sequence ATGAAAGTTGGAATTGATCAGATTGGGTTTTATACGCCCGGATACTATGTTGATTTAGTAGATTTAGCCCACGCGCGTAATGAGGATCCCAATAAATATTTAATTGGAATTGGGCAAGCGCAACAGGCTGTACCACCAGCTTCTCAAGATGCAGTAACAATGGCGGCTAATGCAGCTACGCAAATTATCAATGACCAGGATCGGGAACGGATCTCCCTTATTATCTTGGGAACTGAAAGTGGGATAGATAACTCAAAATCGGGAGCAATTTATCTGCAGCAGCTGTTGGATTTACCACGGGCCGCTCGTGCTTTTGAAATTAAACAAGCGTGTTATGGTGCCACTGCAGGGATTCAGTTGGCCAAGGACTTTGTTAAAGCTCATCCTGACCAGCAAGCGTTAGTGGTTGGCTCTGACGTTGCTCGGTATGGCTTAAAGACCCCGGGAGAGGTAACCCAGGGAGCTGGAGCCGTCGCCATGACCATTAGTGCAGAGCCCAAGACATTGGCTCTGAGTTCTTCTAGTAGCGTTTACTCCGATGACATCATGGACTTTTGGCGTCCGTTGAATCATACGGAGGCCTTGGTAGATGGGCATTATTCTAATGACATTTATCAGCAATTTTTTCAAACGACCATCCATGATTATTGTGACCAATACCAGTTGCAATTAAGTGATTTACAGGCCTTCACGTTCCACCTCCCATATAGCAAGCTCGGATTAAAGGCTTTGCGGACGATTTTGCCAGAGGTCAACCAGGTCCAACAAGAGCGTTGGCTGGCAGAATTTGAAGCTAGTCGAGTTTATAACAAGCAGGTGGGAAATCTTTACACTGGTTCGTTATACTTGAGCTTACTGTCGTTATTAGATCATACCCAGGAGTTAAGCGCTGGAGATCAGATCGGATTATTTAGCTATGGTTCTGGCGCTCAGGGGGAATTTTTCGTCGGCACGTTACAAGCTGGTTTTCGGGATGGGCAACGGCGGCACCAGATTGAAGCTAATTTAGCAAACCGAACTCGGTTAACCGTGAGCCAATACGAAGAATTTTTCACCCAGTGGCCGACCTTTAACACGGCCAACGTAACAATTGATTCGGCACCAGATGATGCTGAGTTTATCTTTACTGGGGTGACAGATAACAAACGGCAGTACCGCCGGCGCTAG
- a CDS encoding amino acid ABC transporter permease, whose product MLEIITSSLPSLLSAMLKFTIPLSLISFVFGMVIAFVVALIRTLNPNLGRFGKPFWLVLKAIISFYVWAFRSTPLLVQLFIIFFGLPSVGIKLAPFIAALIGFSLNMGAYGSETIRAALLSVSEDQWEAAYTLGFSTPQTLWHFIIPQALRTALPPLSNEFIGLVKDTSLASTITIAEMFQVSQQIAAQNFEPLLMYIEVAALYAVLCSILNVLQHYLEKRSSQYLKGDSD is encoded by the coding sequence ATGCTTGAGATTATTACCTCATCGCTTCCGAGTTTACTCAGCGCGATGTTGAAATTTACGATCCCGTTGTCATTGATTTCCTTTGTCTTCGGGATGGTAATTGCTTTTGTAGTTGCTTTAATTCGTACCTTGAATCCGAATTTAGGGCGGTTTGGAAAACCATTCTGGTTAGTATTAAAGGCAATTATCAGTTTTTACGTGTGGGCCTTTCGTTCGACTCCTCTGCTAGTACAATTATTTATTATTTTCTTTGGATTACCTTCAGTGGGAATTAAGTTAGCCCCGTTTATTGCCGCCTTAATTGGGTTTTCGCTTAATATGGGAGCTTACGGTTCCGAAACGATTCGCGCGGCCTTGCTTTCCGTGAGTGAGGATCAATGGGAAGCAGCTTACACCTTGGGCTTTTCTACTCCCCAAACTCTGTGGCATTTTATCATTCCCCAAGCCTTAAGAACAGCGTTACCACCATTGTCAAACGAGTTCATTGGCCTGGTTAAGGATACTTCCTTGGCTAGTACGATTACGATCGCTGAAATGTTTCAGGTGAGTCAACAGATTGCTGCGCAAAACTTTGAGCCGCTTTTGATGTATATCGAGGTTGCTGCTTTGTATGCGGTGCTTTGTTCGATTTTAAATGTCCTGCAACACTACTTAGAAAAGCGGTCGTCACAGTATTTGAAGGGGGATTCCGACTAA
- a CDS encoding transporter substrate-binding domain-containing protein translates to MKKKWSLLLMAGLAALVLAACGQKQAETKTPDTLTVGLEGTYAPYSYRQNGKLTGFEVDLAKETAKRMGLKKTKFVTTGWDSLIAGLNSNNYDVVFNNMAENPDRQKKFRFATPYVYSKSIVITKKDGDIKSAKDLKGKKVAEGTGTDNWNNAKKLGANPITSPDFQTSMDMIDQGRVAGAVNSREAFEYWKKSHSNTDLTYFEIPTSEVKASKIAPMMNKKNAKLQAKMDKAIQSERKDGTLKRLSMKYFGTNITDK, encoded by the coding sequence ATGAAAAAGAAATGGTCTTTGCTTTTGATGGCAGGGTTAGCAGCACTGGTATTAGCCGCCTGCGGTCAAAAACAAGCAGAAACAAAAACTCCCGATACCTTGACGGTTGGATTAGAAGGGACTTACGCCCCATATTCTTACCGTCAAAACGGGAAGTTAACTGGATTTGAAGTGGATCTCGCTAAGGAAACCGCTAAACGAATGGGCCTAAAAAAGACCAAATTCGTTACAACCGGTTGGGATTCTTTAATTGCGGGTTTGAATTCTAACAACTACGATGTGGTCTTTAACAACATGGCTGAAAACCCAGATCGGCAAAAGAAGTTTCGGTTTGCGACCCCATATGTGTACTCCAAATCGATTGTTATCACGAAAAAAGATGGTGACATTAAATCTGCTAAGGATTTAAAGGGCAAGAAAGTAGCTGAAGGAACGGGAACCGATAACTGGAATAACGCTAAGAAGTTAGGTGCTAACCCAATTACTTCGCCAGACTTTCAAACTTCGATGGATATGATTGATCAGGGTCGAGTAGCCGGAGCTGTGAACTCAAGAGAAGCCTTTGAATACTGGAAGAAGAGTCATTCTAATACAGATTTAACTTACTTTGAAATTCCAACTAGTGAAGTTAAAGCAAGTAAAATCGCCCCAATGATGAACAAAAAGAACGCTAAACTCCAAGCTAAAATGGATAAAGCCATCCAATCAGAACGAAAGGACGGTACCTTAAAACGACTTTCCATGAAATACTTTGGAACTAACATTACGGATAAGTAG